One genomic window of Elaeis guineensis isolate ETL-2024a chromosome 2, EG11, whole genome shotgun sequence includes the following:
- the LOC140855281 gene encoding uncharacterized protein encodes MCTVGHDIWTARVPLICFDVVEWHLPDHVLRQFGQTQGIPEQFDTSQRLHRIDRRGRARIDWRIRHAQYIDIWDARRDHIVHGDPILRGRSYTDDYMAWFFSITVRVIGQSQYAVSGYEGESSTVRLLTDSVSNLVLDTRRALSTTDEDERIQILREMERTGSGALVAIGVDPHTCAPWYGAVRAPDMSYTPSPYASHMPSPHIPHMSSFDAAQMPPSFHPQMAASSSSYIPQMPSPGTSWPHEYDTFFSGPSVYPDERVERVSQSVDDPTASVIPEQHDQQISSTDIGEEPSQHEQPARTFLRSCGSVFSNDAMPTDMVRKSGQKYLLGISSPSLDPAGHVCHRTALGRHHISYPSP; translated from the exons atgtgtacagttggacacgacatatggactgctagggtgccacttatttgttttgatgtggtagagtggcatcttcccgatcatgtcctgcggcagtttggtcagactcagggcattccagagcagtttgataccagccagagacttcatcgtattgatcgacgagggagagctcgtatcgactggcgtattagacatgcacagtacatcgatatttgggatgcacgtcgagatcacattgttcatggtgatcctattttgagaggccgttcatatactgatgactacatggcttggttttttagcattacggtgcgagtcattggacagtctcagtatgcagtttctggatacgagggcgagagttctactgtacgtcttttg actgattctgtgTCGAATCTTGTGTTGgacactcgtcgtgctttatctacgactgatgaggacgagcggattcagatactgcgggagatggagagaacaggttccggagcattggtggcgattggtgttgatccacatacctgtgcgccttggtatggagcagttcgggcgccagatatgagttatacgccgtcaccatatgcttcacatatgccatcaccgcatattccgcatatgtcatcatttgatgctgcacagatgccaccgtcttttcatccacagatggcagcatcttcttcttcctacatcccccagatgccatcaccgggtaccagttggccacatgagtatgatacttttttttcaggtccatccgtgtatccagatgagagagttgaacgggtctctcagtccgtagatgatccgacagcatcagttattcctgagcagcatgatcagcagatctcctccactgatataggagaggagccatcacagcatgagcagccggcgaggaccttcctgagaag TTGCGGCTCTGTCTTTTCCAACGATGCAATGCCGACGGACATGGTGCGAAAGAGTGGCCAGAAATATCTTTTGGGGATCTCGAGTCCGAGTTTGGATCCTGCGGGGCATGTTTGTCACCGAACAGCCCTCGGTCGCCACCACATCAGCTATCCATCTCCTTGA
- the LOC105033164 gene encoding putative disease resistance protein RGA3 isoform X2 translates to MAMVLSIFVSRIGELLFDLGKEDVEMLCGVPGEIKKLQNKLHMISKVLVDAERRRINDGAIDDWLKQLKDFMYDADDILDLCRIEANKCSEGSSSTSSSVRFSFPFLSWIRKPPVAHEIGTKIRELNLKLEEIWKWRSEFNLQISSPDKQEVTSQKSHKTSPVGEIDIVGSEIEEHTQSLVDSLIKDDRRRNILIFAIVGAGGIGKTTLAKRIYNDRRIVEGFSVNKWVCVSQDFDDINLLKDILDGDKNDRAGDQSKSSLEPKVETSLRDKKLFLVLDDVWSAKVWCDLLCNTLKSCAVGSRILVTTRNEQIAKQMRAVNTHHVNKLSLEDSWLLLCKKVVLTGEEGEIQHLKDIGMEIVKKCDGLPLAIKAIAGLLCTKEMTRSAWNRVLGSTAWSTSGLPEEVRGALYLSYEDLPSYLKQCFMYCSLCPEDHQIWMGAITRLWIAEGFVRAEGSLTMEEIAEDYYRELIMRNLLQPYNRWSCKMHDLLHCLGRYLAQDESSIVRKVHDVGSSNELMKLRRVFLRDNETTEIPDVFVKQESLRTLMWPRSLMSEAQMDVVCNKLSRLRVLDMSCSIFQRLPHSLGNLIHLRYLDISDTNISVIPETIENLRNLQFLDIRQCGYLSRLPNGIVNLHNLRSLRVDFTQVVGMPAGLGRLQNLQTLHGFMLQSNRAEGWCTIEELRSLSCLTDLSIEKLECISSGSEARAAELGNKPKLRTLRLQCTRDLQPSDDQMRRIEEVFEELHPPPSLEELQIDNYYGRTVSGFRLADCSPI, encoded by the exons ATGGCGATGGTATTGAGCATCTTCGTCTCTAGAATTGGTGAACTACTATTCGATTTGGGGAAGGAAGATGTGGAAATGCTCTGTGGTGTGCCTGGCGAGATCAAAAAGCTCCAGAACAAGCTCCATATGATCAGCAAAGTCCTTGTCGATGCCGAGAGGAGAAGGATCAATGATGGGGCCATTGATGACTGGCTCAAGCAGCTCAAGGATTTTATGTACGATGCCGATGACATCCTCGACCTCTGTCGCATCGAGGCCAACAAGTGTAGCGAAGGATCTTCCTCCACTAGTTCTTCGGTACGCTTCTCCTTTCCCTTTCTCTCTTGGATCCGAAAGCCTCCAGTTGCTCATGAGATTGGAACGAAAATTAGAGAACTCAATCTGAAGCTTGAAGAGATTTGGAAGTGGAGGTCCGAATTCAATCTCCAAATCAGTTCCCCTGACAAGCAGGAAGTGACATCTCAAAAAAGTCACAAAACATCTCCTGTAGGTGAGATTGATATTGTAGGATCTGAAATTGAAGAGCACACTCAGAGCTTGGTTGATTCGCTAATTAAGGATGACAGACGGAGAAACATTCTTATTTTCGCGATTGTGGGTGCGGGGGGGATTGGTAAGACCACACTTGCTAAAAGGATATATAATGACCGGAGGATTGTGGAGGGGTTCTCAGTGAATAAGTGGGTGTGTGTATCGCAAGACTTTGATGACATAAATTTGCTGAAAGATATCTTGGACGGTGACAAGAATGATCGTGCCGGGGATCAGAGTAAGTCCTCGCTTGAGCCCAAAGTCGAGACAAGTCTTAGGGACAAGAAGTTGTTTCTTGTTCTTGACGATGTTTGGAGTGCAAAGGTTTGGTGTGACTTGTTATGCAATACGTTAAAAAGTTGCGCTGTTGGCAGTAGGATCCTTGTCACTACAAGAAATGAACAGATCGCGAAGCAGATGAGGGCAGTGAACACCCATCACGTCAACAAGCTGTCTTTAGAGGATAGTTGGTTATTGCTTTGCAAGAAGGTGGTCCTGACCGGAGAGGAGGGAGAGATCCAGCATCTCAAGGACATAGGGATGGAGATTGTTAAGAAATGTGATGGCCTTCCTCTAGCCATTAAAGCGATTGCAGGGTTGCTATGCACGAAGGAGATGACCCGGAGTGCTTGGAATAGAGTTCTTGGGAGTACCGCATGGTCCACATCTGGGCTTCCCGAGGAGGTTAGGGGCGCATTATATCTGAGTTACGaagacctaccaagctatctGAAGCAATGTTTTATGTACTGCTCATTATGTCCTGAAGACCATCAAATTTGGATGGGTGCTATTACTCGACTTTGGATTGCTGAGGGATTTGTGAGAGCTGAGGGGAGTTTGACGATGGAAGAGATAGCCGAAGATTATTACAGAGAGTTGATTATGCGAAATCTTCTACAGCCATATAATAGATGGTCATGCAAGATGCATGATCTCCTGCACTGTCTTGGTAGGTATCTGGCACAAGATGAGAGCTCGATTGTCAGGAAGGTGCACGACGTAGGCAGCAGTAACGAGTTGATGAAGCTGCGCCGTGTATTTCTGAGAGATAATGAAACAACGGAAATCCCTGATGTATTCGTAAAACAGGAGTCGCTGAGGACTCTAATGTGGCCAAGGAGCTTGATGTCTGAGGCTCAGATGGATGTTGTTTGTAATAAGCTTTCTCGTTTGAGAGTGCTGGATATGTCTTGCTCAATATTTCAAAGATTGCCACATTCTTTGGGTAACCTCATACACCTGAGGTACCTAGATATCTCAGATACCAACATAAGCGTGATACCGGAAACCATAGAGAATCTCAGAAATCTACAGTTCTTGGATATCCGTCAGTGTGGGTACCTTTCTCGCCTTCCCAACGGTATCGTGAATTTACACAACCTAAGGAGTCTTAGAGTTGATTTTACGCAGGTGGTTGGGATGCCGGCAGGGCTGGGAAGGCTTCAAAATCTTCAGACGCTGCATGGATTTATGCTGCAGAGCAACCGGGCAGAGGGATGGTGCACGATTGAAGAATTGAGATCCCTCTCGTGTCTCACGGATCTCTCAATCGAAAAATTGGAGTGTATCTCCAGCGGCTCCGAGGCAAGAGCAGCCGAACTTGGAAACAAGCCCAAGCTTAGGACCCTCCGGCTACAATGCACGCGAGACCTTCAACCCAGCGACGACCAGATGAGGAGAATCGAGGAGGTGTTTGAAGAGCTCCACCCTCCACCTTCCCTAGAAGAACTGCAGATCGACAACTACTACGGCC GTACTGTGAGCGGCTTCCGCCTTGCGGACTGCTCCCCAATCTAG
- the LOC105033164 gene encoding putative disease resistance protein RGA3 isoform X1, translating to MAMVLSIFVSRIGELLFDLGKEDVEMLCGVPGEIKKLQNKLHMISKVLVDAERRRINDGAIDDWLKQLKDFMYDADDILDLCRIEANKCSEGSSSTSSSVRFSFPFLSWIRKPPVAHEIGTKIRELNLKLEEIWKWRSEFNLQISSPDKQEVTSQKSHKTSPVGEIDIVGSEIEEHTQSLVDSLIKDDRRRNILIFAIVGAGGIGKTTLAKRIYNDRRIVEGFSVNKWVCVSQDFDDINLLKDILDGDKNDRAGDQSKSSLEPKVETSLRDKKLFLVLDDVWSAKVWCDLLCNTLKSCAVGSRILVTTRNEQIAKQMRAVNTHHVNKLSLEDSWLLLCKKVVLTGEEGEIQHLKDIGMEIVKKCDGLPLAIKAIAGLLCTKEMTRSAWNRVLGSTAWSTSGLPEEVRGALYLSYEDLPSYLKQCFMYCSLCPEDHQIWMGAITRLWIAEGFVRAEGSLTMEEIAEDYYRELIMRNLLQPYNRWSCKMHDLLHCLGRYLAQDESSIVRKVHDVGSSNELMKLRRVFLRDNETTEIPDVFVKQESLRTLMWPRSLMSEAQMDVVCNKLSRLRVLDMSCSIFQRLPHSLGNLIHLRYLDISDTNISVIPETIENLRNLQFLDIRQCGYLSRLPNGIVNLHNLRSLRVDFTQVVGMPAGLGRLQNLQTLHGFMLQSNRAEGWCTIEELRSLSCLTDLSIEKLECISSGSEARAAELGNKPKLRTLRLQCTRDLQPSDDQMRRIEEVFEELHPPPSLEELQIDNYYGREFPKWMAVTPSSASILFPNLRKLVLHICRYCERLPPCGLLPNLEDLEIVDAASVIDVGPEFLVGTSSTSSGGGGGGGGRAAVDTSKYAFPRLKSLNIWNMRNWQEWHWDKTTQAMPCLKHLYLINCPKLMSLPEGLLLHATSLTTLIIQIASSLTAIENLLSLKELCVLSNRNLKKVSNLPALTTLQVEYCPKLKVMENLQSLKRMNLINDDMKSLPSYLPKRVQRSTKKRKSVRVSHLEKLEIQCSTELIRKICQRASPEWPTIQDIQVVHVYSKDRSVHALYNKSPFSFTTNFNDTTTIGSSGMPSSSSGIAF from the coding sequence ATGGCGATGGTATTGAGCATCTTCGTCTCTAGAATTGGTGAACTACTATTCGATTTGGGGAAGGAAGATGTGGAAATGCTCTGTGGTGTGCCTGGCGAGATCAAAAAGCTCCAGAACAAGCTCCATATGATCAGCAAAGTCCTTGTCGATGCCGAGAGGAGAAGGATCAATGATGGGGCCATTGATGACTGGCTCAAGCAGCTCAAGGATTTTATGTACGATGCCGATGACATCCTCGACCTCTGTCGCATCGAGGCCAACAAGTGTAGCGAAGGATCTTCCTCCACTAGTTCTTCGGTACGCTTCTCCTTTCCCTTTCTCTCTTGGATCCGAAAGCCTCCAGTTGCTCATGAGATTGGAACGAAAATTAGAGAACTCAATCTGAAGCTTGAAGAGATTTGGAAGTGGAGGTCCGAATTCAATCTCCAAATCAGTTCCCCTGACAAGCAGGAAGTGACATCTCAAAAAAGTCACAAAACATCTCCTGTAGGTGAGATTGATATTGTAGGATCTGAAATTGAAGAGCACACTCAGAGCTTGGTTGATTCGCTAATTAAGGATGACAGACGGAGAAACATTCTTATTTTCGCGATTGTGGGTGCGGGGGGGATTGGTAAGACCACACTTGCTAAAAGGATATATAATGACCGGAGGATTGTGGAGGGGTTCTCAGTGAATAAGTGGGTGTGTGTATCGCAAGACTTTGATGACATAAATTTGCTGAAAGATATCTTGGACGGTGACAAGAATGATCGTGCCGGGGATCAGAGTAAGTCCTCGCTTGAGCCCAAAGTCGAGACAAGTCTTAGGGACAAGAAGTTGTTTCTTGTTCTTGACGATGTTTGGAGTGCAAAGGTTTGGTGTGACTTGTTATGCAATACGTTAAAAAGTTGCGCTGTTGGCAGTAGGATCCTTGTCACTACAAGAAATGAACAGATCGCGAAGCAGATGAGGGCAGTGAACACCCATCACGTCAACAAGCTGTCTTTAGAGGATAGTTGGTTATTGCTTTGCAAGAAGGTGGTCCTGACCGGAGAGGAGGGAGAGATCCAGCATCTCAAGGACATAGGGATGGAGATTGTTAAGAAATGTGATGGCCTTCCTCTAGCCATTAAAGCGATTGCAGGGTTGCTATGCACGAAGGAGATGACCCGGAGTGCTTGGAATAGAGTTCTTGGGAGTACCGCATGGTCCACATCTGGGCTTCCCGAGGAGGTTAGGGGCGCATTATATCTGAGTTACGaagacctaccaagctatctGAAGCAATGTTTTATGTACTGCTCATTATGTCCTGAAGACCATCAAATTTGGATGGGTGCTATTACTCGACTTTGGATTGCTGAGGGATTTGTGAGAGCTGAGGGGAGTTTGACGATGGAAGAGATAGCCGAAGATTATTACAGAGAGTTGATTATGCGAAATCTTCTACAGCCATATAATAGATGGTCATGCAAGATGCATGATCTCCTGCACTGTCTTGGTAGGTATCTGGCACAAGATGAGAGCTCGATTGTCAGGAAGGTGCACGACGTAGGCAGCAGTAACGAGTTGATGAAGCTGCGCCGTGTATTTCTGAGAGATAATGAAACAACGGAAATCCCTGATGTATTCGTAAAACAGGAGTCGCTGAGGACTCTAATGTGGCCAAGGAGCTTGATGTCTGAGGCTCAGATGGATGTTGTTTGTAATAAGCTTTCTCGTTTGAGAGTGCTGGATATGTCTTGCTCAATATTTCAAAGATTGCCACATTCTTTGGGTAACCTCATACACCTGAGGTACCTAGATATCTCAGATACCAACATAAGCGTGATACCGGAAACCATAGAGAATCTCAGAAATCTACAGTTCTTGGATATCCGTCAGTGTGGGTACCTTTCTCGCCTTCCCAACGGTATCGTGAATTTACACAACCTAAGGAGTCTTAGAGTTGATTTTACGCAGGTGGTTGGGATGCCGGCAGGGCTGGGAAGGCTTCAAAATCTTCAGACGCTGCATGGATTTATGCTGCAGAGCAACCGGGCAGAGGGATGGTGCACGATTGAAGAATTGAGATCCCTCTCGTGTCTCACGGATCTCTCAATCGAAAAATTGGAGTGTATCTCCAGCGGCTCCGAGGCAAGAGCAGCCGAACTTGGAAACAAGCCCAAGCTTAGGACCCTCCGGCTACAATGCACGCGAGACCTTCAACCCAGCGACGACCAGATGAGGAGAATCGAGGAGGTGTTTGAAGAGCTCCACCCTCCACCTTCCCTAGAAGAACTGCAGATCGACAACTACTACGGCCGTGAGTTCCCAAAATGGATGGCAGTGACACCTTCATCAGCATCAATTCTTTTTCCAAATTTGAGGAAGTTGGTTCTACACATTTGCAGGTACTGTGAGCGGCTTCCGCCTTGCGGACTGCTCCCCAATCTAGAAGATCTTGAGATCGTTGATGCTGCATCAGTCATAGACGTTGGACCTGAATTTTTGGTCGGTACTAGTAGCACGAGtagcggcggcggcggtggcggcggcggcAGAGCAGCAGTAGATACATCCAAGTATGCATTCCCTAGGCTGAAGTCACTAAACATTTGGAATATGCGTAATTGGCAGGAATGGCATTGGGACAAAACAACACAAGCAATGCCATGTCTAAAGCATCTGTACCTTATCAATTGCCCCAAGTTGATGTCTCTTCCCGAGGGTCTCCTGCTCCACGCAACCTCCTTGACAACATTGATAATCCAGATAGCCAGCAGCCTAACAGCAATCGAGAACCTCCTTTCGCTCAAAGAATTGTGTGTACTGTCAAATCGCAACCTGAAGAAAGTTTCGAACCTCCCTGCGCTCACAACCCTCCAGGTGGAGTATTGCCCGAAATTGAAAGTTATGGAGAATCTTCAATCCTTGAAAAGAATGAACCTGATCAATGATGACATGAAATCACTCCCATCATACTTACCGAAACGAGTGCAAAGAAGtacaaagaaaaggaaaagtgtACGAGTATCACATCTAGAGAAGCTGGAGATCCAGTGCAGCACGGAACTGATAAGAAAGATTTGCCAAAGGGCCAGCCCAGAGTGGCCAACAATCCAAGACATCCAGGTGGTGCATGTATACTCAAAGGATAGGTCGGTACATGCCTTGTATAACAAGTCCCCCTTCAGCTTCACTACAAATTTCAACGACACCACCACCATCGGCAGTTCTGGGATGCCCTCAAGTAGCAGTGGCATTGCTTTCTGA